The following are encoded together in the Pungitius pungitius chromosome 7, fPunPun2.1, whole genome shotgun sequence genome:
- the podn gene encoding podocan isoform X1 → MFVLGSNSGSKQPLLLTPFLFTLPRFPSFLSLKISLSHSLSVQHLEGISCGCVTPLLWDRLHSDLTSDFSAFRQKLVGRDKVVDQNLALADFTAYTESLAVDMAFPKHSFLQALSVLLLALVLARCQAPLETEEEDEEERVKEAATATEVTKSEPLECPPECSCTAEGAVDCAGVDLTEFPAELHENTRQLSLQNNKIAEITLEHISHLHQLETLNLQNNWLTTNGLEDEGFEMLEELAYLYLANNKLNSAPKVLPPSLVSADFAANQLTRIYPYTFGHKPKLRSVYLHNNKLSDAGLPDHTFNGSDNLEILTLSSNFLQAVPRNLPTSLYRLHLKSNKLEKIPEGAFDTLPNLRELYLQNNLLSNEGMDNGTFSQLGSLECLDLSNNNLSVFPEGLPRNLVLLHLEKNSISSIPGGALASVRNLEYLLLHNNKLRSRSIHPTAFQGLKKLHTLHMYNNLLERVPRGLPKRVKTLMMLYNSITEIGRNDLALLYFLTELNLSYNKLTSPKVHREAFRKLRVLETLDLSGNSFQSMPVGLPRSLQVLKIKNNQLNSIPHGALRGMEKLQKLVLSDNHLKLNSAYQGAWMELSALTTLDLSSNQLSHIPSDLPESLEYLYLQSNRISSVPASAFDGTPNIKGIFLRFNRLSGVPVDESSFAHLSNLQVLDIGTGNNNIHLKREGMEDEL, encoded by the exons atgTTTGTTCTTGGCTCCAATTCAGGTTCAAAACAGCCTCTCCTACTCACTCCCTTCCTCTTCACTCTCCCCCGTTtcccttcctttctttctcttaaAATTTCCCTCTCCCACTCTCTTTCTGTCCAACATCTGGAGGGTATCAGCTGTGGCTGTGTGACTCCTCTGCTATGGGACCGCCTGCACTCGGACTTGACTTCAGACTTCAGTGCATTTCGGCAAAAGTTGGTCGGACGGGACAAGGTAGTGGACCAGAACCTGGCTTTGGCAGACTTTACAGCTTATACG GAGAGCTTGGCAGTTGACATGGCCTTCCCCAAGCATTCCTTCCTGCAGGCCCTGAGTGTCCTGCTCTTGGCTTTGGTGTTGGCGCGTTGCCAGGCTCCTTTggaaacagaggaagaggacgaggaagagcgAGTAAAGGAGGCCGCCACTGCAACCGAGGTGACAAAATCTGAGCCGCTCGAATGTCCGCCTGAGTGCAGCTGCACGGCAGAAGGGGCGGTGGACTGCGCTGGGGTCGACCTCACGGAGTTCCCCGCCGAACTGCACGAGAACACGCGGCAGctctctctgcag AACAACAAAATTGCAGAGATAACACTGGAGCACATTTCCCATCTGCATCAGCTTGAGACGCTGAACCTTCAGAACAACTGGCTCACCACCAATG GCCTTGAAGATGAAGGTTTTGAGATGCTTGAGGAACTAGCTTATTTATACTTGGCAAATAACAAG CTCAACTCAGCACCAAAAGTCCTACCACCTTCTTTGGTTAGTGCTGACTTTGCTGCCAATCAGCTTACAAGGATCTACCCATATACGTTTGGCCATAAACCAAAACTGAG GTCTGTGTATCTCCACAACAACAAGTTGTCTGATGCAGGCCTTCCTGACCATACCTTCAATGGCTCTGACAACCTGGAGATCCTCACTCTGTCCAGCAACTTCCTGCAGGCTGTCCCAAGGAACTTGCCCACCAGCCTTTACCGTCTTCATTTGAAG AGTAACAAGCTCGAGAAAATTCCAGAGGGGGCCTTTGACACCTTGCCAAACCTCAGAGAGTTGTATCTCCAGAACAACCTCCTCAGCAATGAGGGCATGGACAACGGAACTTTCAG CCAACTGGGCAGCCTGGAATGTCTAGACCTGTCAAATAACAATCTGAGCGTCTTTCCCGAAGGTCTGCCTCGCAATCTAGTGCTACTACACCTGGAGAAGAACTCCATCAGCAGTATCCCTGGAGGCGCTCTTGCTTCTGTCCGGAACCTTGAGTATCTGCTACTTCACAACAACAAGCTGCGCTCACGTTCCATCCACCCGACTGCCTTCCAG GGCTTGAAGAAACTACACACTCTCCATATGTACAACAACTTGCTGGAGCGAGTTCCCAGAGGCTTGCCTAAGCGTGTCAAGACCCTAATGATGCTGTACAACTCCATAACCGAAATCGGCCGCAATGACCTGGCCCTGTTGTACTTCCTGACCGAGCTCAACCTCAGCTATAACAAACTGACCAGCCCCAAAGTGCACCGCGAGGCCTTCAGGAAGCTTCGTGTTCTGGAGACTCTGGATCTGTCTGGGAATAGCTTTCAATCGATGCCTGTTGGTCTTCCTCGCAGTCTGCAGGTGCTCAAAATCAAGAACAACCAGCTGAACTCTATACCGCATGGTGCACTCAGGGGAATGGAGAAGCTACAAAAGCTTGTCCTCAGCGACAACCATCTGAAACTGAATTCAGCGTACCAAGGAGCTTGGATGGAGCTAAGTGCGCTCACA ACACTAGACCTGTCTAGCAACCAGCTGTCACACATCCCATCTGACCTGCCTGAGTCTCTGGAGTACCTTTACCTGCAAAGTAACCGCATCTCCAGCGTTCCTGCTTCAGCATTTGACGGCACTCCGAACATCAAAGGCATCTTCCTCCG GTTTAACCGCCTCTCCGGTGTGCCCGTGGACGAGAGCTCATTCGCACACCTGTCCAATTTGCAAGTGCTGGACATTGgaacaggaaacaacaacatCCATTTGAAAAGAGAGGGGATGGAGGATGAACTGTAA
- the podn gene encoding podocan isoform X2 has protein sequence MFVLGSNSGSKQPLLLTPFLFTLPRFPSFLSLKISLSHSLSVQHLEGISCGCVTPLLWDRLHSDLTSDFSAFRQKLVGRDKESLAVDMAFPKHSFLQALSVLLLALVLARCQAPLETEEEDEEERVKEAATATEVTKSEPLECPPECSCTAEGAVDCAGVDLTEFPAELHENTRQLSLQNNKIAEITLEHISHLHQLETLNLQNNWLTTNGLEDEGFEMLEELAYLYLANNKLNSAPKVLPPSLVSADFAANQLTRIYPYTFGHKPKLRSVYLHNNKLSDAGLPDHTFNGSDNLEILTLSSNFLQAVPRNLPTSLYRLHLKSNKLEKIPEGAFDTLPNLRELYLQNNLLSNEGMDNGTFSQLGSLECLDLSNNNLSVFPEGLPRNLVLLHLEKNSISSIPGGALASVRNLEYLLLHNNKLRSRSIHPTAFQGLKKLHTLHMYNNLLERVPRGLPKRVKTLMMLYNSITEIGRNDLALLYFLTELNLSYNKLTSPKVHREAFRKLRVLETLDLSGNSFQSMPVGLPRSLQVLKIKNNQLNSIPHGALRGMEKLQKLVLSDNHLKLNSAYQGAWMELSALTTLDLSSNQLSHIPSDLPESLEYLYLQSNRISSVPASAFDGTPNIKGIFLRFNRLSGVPVDESSFAHLSNLQVLDIGTGNNNIHLKREGMEDEL, from the exons atgTTTGTTCTTGGCTCCAATTCAGGTTCAAAACAGCCTCTCCTACTCACTCCCTTCCTCTTCACTCTCCCCCGTTtcccttcctttctttctcttaaAATTTCCCTCTCCCACTCTCTTTCTGTCCAACATCTGGAGGGTATCAGCTGTGGCTGTGTGACTCCTCTGCTATGGGACCGCCTGCACTCGGACTTGACTTCAGACTTCAGTGCATTTCGGCAAAAGTTGGTCGGACGGGACAAG GAGAGCTTGGCAGTTGACATGGCCTTCCCCAAGCATTCCTTCCTGCAGGCCCTGAGTGTCCTGCTCTTGGCTTTGGTGTTGGCGCGTTGCCAGGCTCCTTTggaaacagaggaagaggacgaggaagagcgAGTAAAGGAGGCCGCCACTGCAACCGAGGTGACAAAATCTGAGCCGCTCGAATGTCCGCCTGAGTGCAGCTGCACGGCAGAAGGGGCGGTGGACTGCGCTGGGGTCGACCTCACGGAGTTCCCCGCCGAACTGCACGAGAACACGCGGCAGctctctctgcag AACAACAAAATTGCAGAGATAACACTGGAGCACATTTCCCATCTGCATCAGCTTGAGACGCTGAACCTTCAGAACAACTGGCTCACCACCAATG GCCTTGAAGATGAAGGTTTTGAGATGCTTGAGGAACTAGCTTATTTATACTTGGCAAATAACAAG CTCAACTCAGCACCAAAAGTCCTACCACCTTCTTTGGTTAGTGCTGACTTTGCTGCCAATCAGCTTACAAGGATCTACCCATATACGTTTGGCCATAAACCAAAACTGAG GTCTGTGTATCTCCACAACAACAAGTTGTCTGATGCAGGCCTTCCTGACCATACCTTCAATGGCTCTGACAACCTGGAGATCCTCACTCTGTCCAGCAACTTCCTGCAGGCTGTCCCAAGGAACTTGCCCACCAGCCTTTACCGTCTTCATTTGAAG AGTAACAAGCTCGAGAAAATTCCAGAGGGGGCCTTTGACACCTTGCCAAACCTCAGAGAGTTGTATCTCCAGAACAACCTCCTCAGCAATGAGGGCATGGACAACGGAACTTTCAG CCAACTGGGCAGCCTGGAATGTCTAGACCTGTCAAATAACAATCTGAGCGTCTTTCCCGAAGGTCTGCCTCGCAATCTAGTGCTACTACACCTGGAGAAGAACTCCATCAGCAGTATCCCTGGAGGCGCTCTTGCTTCTGTCCGGAACCTTGAGTATCTGCTACTTCACAACAACAAGCTGCGCTCACGTTCCATCCACCCGACTGCCTTCCAG GGCTTGAAGAAACTACACACTCTCCATATGTACAACAACTTGCTGGAGCGAGTTCCCAGAGGCTTGCCTAAGCGTGTCAAGACCCTAATGATGCTGTACAACTCCATAACCGAAATCGGCCGCAATGACCTGGCCCTGTTGTACTTCCTGACCGAGCTCAACCTCAGCTATAACAAACTGACCAGCCCCAAAGTGCACCGCGAGGCCTTCAGGAAGCTTCGTGTTCTGGAGACTCTGGATCTGTCTGGGAATAGCTTTCAATCGATGCCTGTTGGTCTTCCTCGCAGTCTGCAGGTGCTCAAAATCAAGAACAACCAGCTGAACTCTATACCGCATGGTGCACTCAGGGGAATGGAGAAGCTACAAAAGCTTGTCCTCAGCGACAACCATCTGAAACTGAATTCAGCGTACCAAGGAGCTTGGATGGAGCTAAGTGCGCTCACA ACACTAGACCTGTCTAGCAACCAGCTGTCACACATCCCATCTGACCTGCCTGAGTCTCTGGAGTACCTTTACCTGCAAAGTAACCGCATCTCCAGCGTTCCTGCTTCAGCATTTGACGGCACTCCGAACATCAAAGGCATCTTCCTCCG GTTTAACCGCCTCTCCGGTGTGCCCGTGGACGAGAGCTCATTCGCACACCTGTCCAATTTGCAAGTGCTGGACATTGgaacaggaaacaacaacatCCATTTGAAAAGAGAGGGGATGGAGGATGAACTGTAA
- the slc1a7b gene encoding solute carrier family 1 member 7b, producing the protein MALDAVWLRVKNVCKQNGLLIMSVLAVVIGCLLGFFLRTRRLTEQEVKYFQFPGELLMRMLKMLILPLVVSSLMSGLAALDAKCSSRLGLITVSYYLWTTFVAVVVGIIMVSIIHPGGAAQKEDSEDSGKPIMSSADALLDLIRNMFPSNLVQATFQQYRTSSEYTLIPKPTVSQAQSESTTRRALIYGIQDDNGTDVQNFALDLTPPPDVLVRIREGTSDGMNVLGIVIFSATMGIMLGRMGPNGSALVNFCQSLNEAVLRIVAIVIWYFPFGIVFLVAGKILEMSDPSAMGKKLGFYAVTVVFGLVLHGLFILPSMYFFITKKSPIVYIRGILQALLIALATSSSSATLPITFKCLLENNHIDRRIIRFVLPVGATINMDGTALYEAVAAIFIAQVNNYELDFGQIITISITATAASIGAAGIPQAGLVTMVIVLTSVGLPTDDITLIIAVDWALDRFRTMVNVMGDALATGIMAHICRKDFMKEGDGVPLICEPKPVLNTPLLMNCHNNNGNYRPPSSGVKHELVPSDVARLMQLEEGVRPPSERKEPPIPPRHLKKSKEHCTIDMNGLETNV; encoded by the exons GAGGTGAAGTACTTCCAATTTCCCGGGGAGCTGCTAATGAGGATGTTGAAGATGCTGATTCTCCCCCTCGTTGTGTCCAG TTTGATGTCAGGACTGGCAGCCCTCGACGCCAAGTGTTCCAGTCGGCTCGGTCTGATCACAGTGTCCTATTACCTGTGGACCACCTTTGTTGCCGTGGTAGTGGGAATCATCATGGTCTCCATCATCCACCCGGGCGGTGCAGCCCAGAAAGAGGACTCTGAGGATAGCGGCAAGCCTATCATGAGTTCAGCAGATGCTCTGCTGGACCTCATCCG CAACATGTTCCCGTCTAACTTGGTCCAGGCCACATTTCAGCAG TATCGAACAAGCAGCGAGTACACTTTGATACCCAAGCCAACGGTGAGTCAGGCCCAATCAGAGTCCACCACGCGACGAGCGCTCATTTACGGCATCCAGGACGATAATGGAACCGACGTCCAGAACTTTGCCCTTGACCTGACTCCACCTCCTGATGTGCTCGTACGCATTCGGGAAGGAACGAGCGACGGAATGAACGTCCTTGGAATTGTTATATTTTCTGCTACCATGG GAATCATGTTGGGAAGAATGGGACCAAATGGCAGCGCCTTGGTGAACTTCTGCCAGAGCCTGAATGAGGCCGTCCTTAGAATTGTTGCTATTGTTATATG GTACTTCCCATTCGGCATCGTGTTCCTTGTGGCCGGTAAGATCCTGGAGATGAGTGACCCCTCAGCCATGGGGAAAAAGCTGGGTTTCTACGCCGTTACCGTGGTGTTTGGTCTGGTGTTGCACGGCTTGTTCATCCTGCCTTCCATGTACTTCTTCATCACCAAAAAGAGCCCCATCGTTTATATACGGGGAATCTTGCAGGCCCTACTCATTGCTCTGGCGACTTCTTCCAG TTCTGCCACATTGCCTATAACCTTCAAGTGCCTCTTAGAGAACAACCACATTGACCGCCGCATCATCCGCTTCGTGCTCCCCGTGGGCGCCACCATCAACATGGATGGCACCGCTCTCTACGAGGCCGTGGCGGCAATATTTATCGCACAAGTTAACAATTACGAGCTGGACTTTGGCCAGATCATCACCATCAG TATCACAGCCACTGCGGCCAGTATCGGTGCAGCCGGGATTCCACAGGCTGGACTGGTCACCATGGTGATAGTGCTAACATCTGTTGGGTTGCCaactgatgacatcactctcatcaTTGCAGTAGATTGGGCATT AGACAGATTCCGCACCATGGTAAACGTAATGGGGGATGCTTTGGCAACAGGCATCATGGCACATATCTGCAGGAAAGACTTCATGAAGGAAGGCGACGGG GTCCCTTTGATCTGTGAGCCTAAACCGGTGCTGAACACCCCCCTTCTGATGAACTgccacaacaacaacggcaACTACCGCCCCCCTTCTTCCGGGGTCAAACACGAGCTCGTCCCCTCCGACGTGGCCCGGCTgatgcagctggaggagggcgTCCGGCCGCCTTCCGAGAGGAAGGAGCCTCCGATTCCTCCGAGGCACCTGAAGAAGAGCAAAGAGCACTGCACCATTGACATGAATGGCCTTGAGACCAACGTATAG